The Chitinophagales bacterium region CTGAAACGGGAATTGTAGTGCCGCCCTTTAATATCACGTTGTTTTCAGTAGTTGCCCAAATTGTTGTTTCAACCATTTTGCGCCCGTCCATACTTTCAAAGATTATCTTTACTTTATGCCGATAGCTATTGCCCAGCAACATACCCATGTACAATAAATTGTGGATTTTTTTTCTCTCAATCTTGTTGCGCTGTGTGTTTTCTTTGAAAAATTCAAGTTCTTTTACTTGCTCTTTTTCAATTTTGTTGATCATTAAATTTTCCATAGGCACAAAGATTTTATTTATTATACCGAAAAGTGGCATAATAAGTTACAAATAATTCCAAATAAATCATTGTGTCTTTAGAAAAAAATATTTTTTCTATGGCATTATTCTATACAAAAGTAATCTCATCAATATTCACAAGGTCTATAAAATTATCATTTGGAGTGATTAGAAAATTTTCTAAAACCATGAAATCAACAATTATCATTTCCCTGGAAGCAAAATTTGCTTTTAATTTCACTTTAAGTGATTTGTTAAATAATTTACAGATCAAAGAAGCGTGTTGTAGTTGTTCTTTTTTATGAGCTGTTTTTGGCTTTCTTCGATTTCTTCTTTTAAGCGCAAGTTGAACATTCAATCTATCCAATAAGCGGTTCATTCGTTCAGTTCGATTTTCCATTATGCCTGGTTTGGTTTGTTGTTTCCTTTTACCCTATCTTTTGGAAATTGTTTCAATTTTCTTAAGCTTTTTTGCGTATTTTCTTGTTAGGTATTGGAAAGATCAAAAATTATGGGTAAGAAAACTTTAGTATTAGGTGCATCTGAAAATGAACATCGCTATTCAAACAAAGCGATTAAAAAACTTCGCAACTATAATCATCCGGTACTAGCGCTGGGGAAAAGAGAAGGGAAAGTAGCTGATGTCTTTATTGAAAACACAGTGAAAGAATGGCAGGATATAGATACTTTGACAATATATTTGAACCCTGCAAATCAAAAGCAGTATTACGATCAAATTTTAAAATGGCAGCCCAAAAGAATCATCTTCAATCCCGGAGCAGAAAACCCTACGCTTGAAAAACTGG contains the following coding sequences:
- a CDS encoding CoA-binding protein, with translation MGKKTLVLGASENEHRYSNKAIKKLRNYNHPVLALGKREGKVADVFIENTVKEWQDIDTLTIYLNPANQKQYYDQILKWQPKRIIFNPGAENPTLEKLANENGITTENACTLVMLSNNIY